In Lolium rigidum isolate FL_2022 chromosome 7, APGP_CSIRO_Lrig_0.1, whole genome shotgun sequence, the DNA window tccggaaaacgcataaaatcatcataaagtgcaagcaaaacatgtaagtattgtcataaaacaagcatggaacatcagaaattatggatacgttggagacgtatcagcatccctaagcttagttcctactcgtcctcgagtaggtaaacgataaaaagaataatttctgtagtgacatgctacttacataaccttgatcatactattacaaagcatatgagatgaatgaagtgactcaaggcaatgatctatagttgctaacaaatagataacatatagcaaaacttttcatgaagagtgctccgccagctccctcggaacacctaccaagtcctctgttgaccaggcaaagatattccgattctcacggaggaagctgacgagcgcgctttcctatgcctcactgaggccggcaccaatacgaacggtacgctcagggaaagccggatccgagcacgatgtcctttgtttcttttgtcggcttgaacgccggagcgctcaagcttgcactcattgccgctaagctcaactatgAAGGCGAGCCGAGCGCAAccgcggtttgcatcctcctcttttcctctgcgatcaccggcGATTCCGCAGATTTGATCCGGCGAAGCGGTTTCCAGCGAGATCCTGTAATTCCCCACcacggttaagggtccacgaggtgccggcatcttcatcttgagatacaccgtgtgggtcgaggccatgaaggctgccaatgccggtctccccagcagcgcatggtacggactatctaagtccaccacctcgaactcaatgttttcaacccggcaattgtcacgtcctccaaacgagacatccacccggacttttccaaccggtgcgcaagacaaacccggaacgattccgtggaacgttgtacgagttggctgaagcatgttttctgttatgcccagcgtatgcatggtgtgccggtacattatgttttatgctgctcccattgtctatcagcactttgctgaacttgacgcgagtcgttggccctttcatggttgggtccaccacgagagcgtaaccacccggattaggcattaccttggggtgatccttgagcgaccaggagatttcctgatctgaccaatgcatgtattttggtactgccggcatcaccgcgtttacttccatggaacggcgatgtaggctctgtctgtctgttggctcagtgacgaacacgacacaacacacatctggatcctcataaacattccggcccaaaggtgccggtggaggtggttggccgtggccctctcccacctgattgacttgctcggATACTGTCTGCTCGTTTggttgaggctgtaccggtaaagcatttgctccggtaagtggtggtggtggtggtagttgttgctggcgcagcatatcttgagatggtggcaacattgtggagcacccttgtgcttgcgcatcttttactgctcccttgagcatcaagtacttggtccaagaacaatcctttgtcaggtggtttgacggatGAGCCGGATTCAGCGTGTGCCGCTGatagcccacaagtataggggaccgcagcagtcttcgagggaagtaaaacccaaatttattgattcgacacaaggggaggtaaagaatacttataagccttaacaactgagttgtcaattcagctgcacctggaaaagcactagtaacgggggtgatgtgaaagtagcgatgatatgagagcagtagtaacgataacacgacagcgagtaatagtaatatgagagcaatggcaccgagaaaatagttgatactacttccaatgacatgtagaacgaatatataatgatgaaagatggaccggggttcccagctatctacactagtggcaactctccaataacaagtgttgggtgaacaaattatagttgggcaattgataggattgaaatagcattaagacagaatatcaagatcattaatcatgtaggcatgttttccatatatagtcatacgtgctcgcaatgagaaacttgtacaacatcttttgtcctaccagccggtggcagccgggcctctagggaatctacttggaaattaaggtactccttttaatagagcaccggagcaaagcattaacactccgtgaaaacatgtgatcctcatatctaagccttcccctccggttgtcccaatttcgtcactttggggcctttggttccggacatagacatgtgcatacaacttgtagatacaatctaagcaataagtatagagcttaaatctaagatcatgccactcgggccctagtgacaagcattaaacacaacaagattgcagcaacaataacttcacaaactttatagatagacaatcataacgtaacaatccatcggatcccgacaaacacaacaccgattacatcagatgaatctcaatcatgtaaggcagctcatgagatcattgtattgaagtacatgggggagagaataccaactagctacagctagaacccgtagtccatgggggaactactcacggagcatgatggaagcggtggcgttgatggagatggcttccgggggcacttccccgtcccggcagggtgccggaacagagacttctgtcccccgaattggagtttcgcgatgtttcgtcaaaaggtactgcgtttttaggtcgaaagggcttaaataggcgaagaggcggcgcaggaggggcgacagggtggccccacaccaggccggcgcggccagggtgtaggccgcgcggcccaccgtgtggtggcccccggctctcctccgactctccttcggtgttactggatgcttccgggaaaaataggatgtttggcgttgatttcgtccaattccgagaatattgcccgaacagcctttctggaaccaaaaacagcagaaaataggagctggcactgtggcatcttgttaataggttagttccggaaaacgcataaaatcatcataaagtgcaagcaaaacatgtaagtattgtcataaaacaagcatggaacatcagaaattatggatacgttggagacgtatcagcatccccaagcttagttcctactcgtcctcgagtaggtaaacgataaaaagaataatttctgtagtgacatgctacttacataacctgatcatactattacaaagcatatgagatgaatgaagtgactcaaggcaatgatctatagttgctaacaaatagataacatatagcaaaacttttcatgaagagtactttcaagacaagcatcaaaagccttgcacaagagttaactcataaggcaatagattcaaagtaaaggcatcgaagcaacacaagggaagatttaagtttcagcagttgctttcaactttcaacatgcatatctcatggataattgtcaacataaagtaatataataagtgcaaataagcaagtatgtaagaatcaatgcacggttgacacaagtgtttgcttctaagacggaaggaagtaggtaagctgactcaacataaagtaaaagaatggcccttcgcagagggaagcattgattgctatatttgtgctagagctttggttttgaaaacataaagagagcataaaagtaaagttttgagaggtgtttgttgttgtcaacgaatggtagtgggcactctaacccccttgccagacaaaccttcaaagagcggctcccattttatttttatttttgtgtggcactccttccaacctttctttcacaaaccatggctaactgaatcctcgggtgcctgccaacaatctcataccatgaaggagtgcctttttattttagttttattatgatgacactcctccccacctttgctttctcaagccatggctaaccagaatccttcgggtgccgtccaacaatcacataccatggaggagtgtctatttttgttaattaatttgggatcaggaatcccattgccggctctttttgcaaagttattggataagcggatgaagccactagtccattggtgaaagttgtccaacaagattgaaagataaacaccacatacttcctcatgagctattaaacattgacacaaatcagaggtgataaattttgaattgtttaaaggtagcactcaagcaatttactttggaatggcggaaaaataccatgtagtaggtaggtatggtggacacaaatggcatagtggttggctcaaggttttggatgcacgagaagcattccctctcagtacaaggctttgggctagcaaggttgtttgaagcaaacacaagtatgaaccgatgcagacaaaacttacataaaaacatattgcaagcattacaatactctacattgtcttccttgttgctcaaacactgttaccggaaaatatctagaccttaagagagaccaatcatgcaaaccaatttcaacaagctctacaggtagttctccactaataggtttaaactacatgaaaaaacttaatcatgatctacttgagagctcaaaacaattgccaagtgtcaaattattcaaaacaatatgaggcatttttctgtttccaaccaaataaccataggtgatgtagcttccaacttttatcattgaacattaaaagtaaaacgaagaacaagtgttcatatgaaaaagcggagcgtgtctctctcccaaacaaggattgctaggatccgatcttattcaaacaaaaacaaaaataaaagcacatagacgctccaagtaaagcacatatgatgtgaccgaataaaaatatagtttcaatagaagaaacctgataagttgatgaagaaggggatgcccaaggcatccccaagcttagacgcttgagtcttcttgaaatatgcggggatgaaccacgggggcatccccaagcttagacttttcactcttcttgatcatatatcatcctcctctcttgatccttgaaaacttccttcacaccaaacttctcataaacttcattagaggggttagtactcaaaaaacttgaatccaccttggtcctgtagtgacacattgcaagaactcaataaaacattagctacagctctccacgtgtagaaagcctcacttaaagtccgcaagagacaatgcaaaaaacagagacagaatctgccaaaacagaacagccagtaaagacgaattttaaagagataCTTAcaatgctcaaatcagaaaactcaaaactaatgaaagttgcgtacatatctgaggaacacgcacgtaaattggcataattttctgagttacctacagagaaaacagcccagattcgtgacagatagaaatatgtttctgcgcagaaatccaaatctagtatcaaccttcgattagaggcttcacttggcacaacattgcaataaaataaagataaggagaggttgctacagtagtaacaacttccaaaacacaacaaaacagtagcaaaataaacacatgggttatctcccaagaagtgctttctttatagccattaagatgggctcagcagttttaatgatgcactcgcaagaagcaaaagagagcatcaagaggcaaattcaaaacatatttaagtctaacatgcttcctatgcataggaatcttgtacacaaataaattcacgaagaacaaagtgataagcataagaagataaaacaagagtaacttcaaaattttaagcatatagagaggtgttttagtaccatgcaaatttctacaaccatattttcctctctcataataattttcagtagcttcatgaacaaactcaataatataattatcacatatagcatgcttttcatgatccataaacacataatttttatcaagctcaaaaatagtgcgattaaaatttcaaacacacttttatcaataatataacaagatggttgatcaatctcaaaagatatgggactcatagataaagtcaagaactctccaatcccattttcattagtagtacaattaatatcatcaagtaacataggaccatcatctagagatttatcataaacatttgctaagcaaaactctttagtaccatgcatttcgacatcgaggcacaaacaaagcattatcataagatttatcaaagtagcatggattatcataaataacggtagcataattattctcacaagttttactcatagggaatatttcaagagaatccacgggaacataacattcaacctctttcggtaagcatggaggacaatcaaatagtgtaagagataaagagttactctcattagaaggttggcatgggtagctaatccattcttcctccttttgttcatcactctcctcttctttttcatccaatgagctttcgggttcatcaatttcctcctctttttcatccaatgagctttcgggttcatcaatttcttcttccactggttcctgcaaattgtgagtgcattcttgtgcattaatgagtctctctttataatcaatgatataaggattatcggtgtaactttcattgcaaaaattaaggatagaagagacataatctttaaggtccttacaaacaacacaagtttcataatttttaaccatgaaggattctatctcggaggctcccataaatatgacaaattgttctacctcttcaaacccaaaatgaatatagctattccgattatagttcttaattaaaaattcctcactaaagccacattgaaatttaagatgtttagtgtcctgttgagagcaacggtttatatcatggcgtttaagcaagattttagcaattgtattcaatttttctatcacaacactcatcacttttcccgctcttgattctctataattattataatattatataagctccaagtaggttatgggttctcccataacagcagtttttaatttttcggtttttcaaatttttatggatttttgggtatatagggaaaataaaacaagacaaaaagaaactagacaaaaataaactaagcaaaataatactagacagaaataaactaagcacaaataaactagacaaaagtaaactaagcaaaacgaaataaaataaaacagagagagaggtagagtgtactccccggagtgaacttatgagtagagctatgcctccccggcaacggcgccggaaaacgatcttgataacccacaagtataggagatcgcagcgagtcttcgagggaagtaaaacccaaatttattgattcgacacaaggggaggtaaagaatacttataagccttaacaactgagttgtcaattcagctgcacactggaaaagcactagtaacgagggtgatgtgaaagtagcgagtgatatgagagcgatagtaacgataacacggcagcggtaatagtaatatgagagcaatggcaccgagaaaatagttgatactacttccaatgacatgtagaacgaatatataatgatgaaagatggaccggggttcccggctatctacactagtggcaactctccaataacaagtgttgggtgaacaaattacggttgggcaattgataggattgaaatagcattaagacggaatatcaagatcattaatcatgtaggcatgttttccatatatagtcatacgtgctcgcaatgagaaacttgtacaacatcttttgtcctaccagccggtggcagccagggcctctagggaatctctcggaaattaaggtactccttttaatagagtaccggagcaaagcattaacactccgtgaacacatgtgaccctcacatcactaccatcccctccggttgtccagattacgtcacttcggggccattggttccggatagcgacatgtgtatacaacttgcaggtaagaccataaacaatgaatatcatgatgaaataataacatgttcagatctgagatcatgccactcgggccctagtgacaagcattaaacacaacaagattgcagcaacaataacaagattgccaccttggcgggtccggtgccaccagcaccggcgagaggcgctggcgcacagggacggtgccgaagtagacgcggtggctgccgaactcgatgatgcggccgttcttggggaagatgccgccgttggcgaagcagcccgcgttgtcgttgatgaagtccatggagtagaggcgctggacgagcgcagacaccgtccgctcgccggcgacctcgaggatgcccgcccgaatatgaactccagcaagcgccacttcataccccacggtgggcgccaactatcgtcgtggggaacagacagatgccataggatggcttaagttggggccgaatggacgctagagaattcgggggagggtttgcgattagatgggaagaacttccggatgctttcctcaagaacttagccaaggctagaggtagaagaagaaagacataaggaagaactcgctctagatcatcttcttcatTGATCTTCACAAGTTACAGGTTTCTGAATACAAGGGCTCACATACgtacgtgcccgtgaagagggctaccccctctccttatataagggagagggtggcttacaggggaagaaaccctagaaaccctaatggcatctttgactagacaaactactttacaaagttactttaatcatagatgacacctgggtcttctttaatcagggaggctgacgtcctccggcttctttcagcgtcatcctcttctttatcgtcaggccttcgtttaaagctactttgcttagctcatctttgtcctctagctctggagagaatatctttgaccagtcctaccgacgtgctacagtgcacttcttaccggtagcccggtgtctcctctatccggttccggcataccccttctggggataccggcttaggttcacttagccaaatccttaacttcgtgcttcggtataaacattaaaccggtatcttgatggcctaaaccatccggttttggcataccGGGGATCATCCCCCCAACAATGACAATGTAACCTACGAATTAGGCCTCCATCACCATAGGCTTCTTAGTAGTTTCTATGATAAATGCTTATAATGCGCCGTTTGCTTTTTTTGGTACCTCTGGATTTGGATTTGAGAGGCTCTGTGCATATTTGTTATGCTATGTCTGCCTATGTGGCGATGTGTGTACCTCTGTTTTGGAGGCCAACCAATAGATTTTTGTTTCCTACCAATCTCTTCTGAATTCATCAGTTTGTAGAAAGGTTAGTGTTTTGTTTCTCTAAATTATTATATTATGTTGCAATTTACTGAGTCTTCTACATTCTTTCTTTTTGGTTCCCATGTTATTAGCTACTTGGCATGGACGATGGTACTATCGTTGTCCTCATCATACCTTTAGGCATTGTGGTGCATTTTTCTGGTACCAACTGCATTCTGAAGTACAAGCAGGATGCACAATGTGGTTTACAATTTTGTTGTGGTGAAGAGGTTATATCTTTCAATTTATTCAGATTGACTTTTTCCTTGTGTAAGTTTCTTCACTTTGATGGTGATGCCAAACATAATTGGATCATGTGTCTTATCCGTGAATATAATTCTTTCTTTTACATGTTGTGGTGTACAAGTTGACATGAGTTTCAATATTATAAACTGGTCCATGTGCTTTCAAAATTTATTGGGTAGtcactcacaagattggatcattGCTTCCTCTGGATGACGATCATACTCCCAAGTCGTCTTagctatgtatgtatgatcagaaaATGATTTGGATCATAGAATGAAAATATTTGCTATTGATGATGATGAGAATGAGAAGTACGTGGATGATCAGCTGCTACATCCATCTATGCATCCAAGCAGCAGAGGGAAGAATTGGATTCTCATGGCAAGTTCTATGTTGGTATCTCAAAGAGTAATCTTAAGAAAGGATGTAGAAATACTTGCAATGTGCAACAACAATGAACACAAAGAACAATGTATATTCCGAAGTGCTTGCATATCTGTACATATACTTACTGCATCGTACTCCGGTCTGCTTATCGGTGCCCTTATGTTTTATAACATGTATATATGCTGCATATTCAAACAATTAATAATATatgttgttttatttttattgtgcATTTCAGCACGGGCATCAAGCTTTTTTGTCTGGTGTTGGTGGCTGATCACTAGCTTCCAAACGTTTAGTGCTAAGCCTTTTTGTAACAACAGTAGTTGTTCCGTATGTTTAataatacatgcttaattttattAAAGGTTTGTAATAACAATAATACTTCCTTTATCCTTAAAAAACtattcaactttatctagatatggatGCAAAATTAATTTTACGAAGGAGAAAGTAATTGCTTTGTATGTTCAATAATATGTGATTAATTTTACTAGTGAGAGACGGTAGTTACATTATTAAGTGTTTAACAATTTCTGAAACTGTACCAAGCTACTACGTGATGAACGCCAGCGAACGGGTGCGGCTTGCAGCGTGCCTAATttcctactccctccgatccatattacttattgctaaaatagatgtatctacaactaaaatgtgtctagatatatctatattagcgctaagtaatatgaatcggaggaagtagtATATTTAAAGTGTATTTATGGTCATTTTCCTAAACCTTTACTATTGTAAGGTCTTAAATACGAGTagtttttcaaatttcaaaatcccTCAAGCCGCACCTCACAACCGCAACGGGTGAACCTAGTCCAGTTGAAAACCCGTTGGAGGAAAACCTAATTTTCTTGCCTGGCACGTCCTCACACAATAGATCTGACAGGCCCTCCATAGTCTGAGCTGCCGACAATTGGGACCCACACAATCCGCTCTGTCTTAAACCCCAGCTCGCCCCCTTTCTCAGTCGACCACcaactcctcttcctcctcccgcgccgccgaCATCGCCGGAGATGGGGGAAGCTGTGCACACGGACATGATGGCGGAGTTCCTGCGCgcgagcggcggcgcggtggtgaTGGACGGCGGCCTGGCGACAGAGCTGGAGGCCCACGGGGCCGACCTCAAGGACACACTCTGGAGCGCCAAGTGCCTATTCACCTGCCCCCACCTCATCAAGAAGGTCTTTTCCTTCCCCCTCCCGTTCGCTTCTCGGTTGATTCGTATCCCTTTGTGAGGGGCAGTGAATGCGCATTGTCTGTCGGTTTGAGTAGATCTTTTGACCTGTGCTATTTCGCTATGTACCTTGTTTACTTCAGGGGTGTTACACTTAGGCTAGGGAGCCAATTATAAGGAGTTGAGGACGCACAAGCTTTACTTTTGTGTATAACGAAATCAGGGCTTGCTGTAGGTCAGCGGTAGAAGTATTTGGGCATCTTCAGAGCAATGTGCTAATATGATTTTGATATCCATGACATCTCATTCCCAAATCATTGTCTGTGACATTATACATTGCGAAACCTGATTGCATTTTGTGTTGTAGCTTAGATTTGTATGGGTCTTGCCTTCTCAAGCCAGGTCTATGGGAAATTATTATCTACAGTTTAAAGGAAATAAGATCGGTACTAGAGGCATCTCAATACGCTGTTGCATCACCTCTTATTTCTTTGCCACAACACTTGTGCTTAACTGCAGTGCATTATTTCTATGAACACCTGTTACAGTAGATTGATGTCCATAGACATTTCACAAGTGGCGTCCCTGAGCACATCTAGTACCTTCGTAATAAATAACAATGCATTTTCATTTCAACAGGTTCATTTAGAGTATCTTGAAGCTGGGGCGAGCGTTTTGATGACAGGATCATACCAGGTATTATTGGTTACTCTGACATCTTTTGAGCAAAAGTGTTGATGTGAACTCTCAAGCAAATGAACGCCATGGCTTGTAACATTGTTATCGCAGGCAACGATTCAGGGCTATCTTTCTCGGGGATTTTCCCAGGACGAAAGTGAATCATTTCTGAAACTAAGTGTTGAACTAGCATGTGAAGCACGGGATACATATCTAGGAAAATGTTCTAATGGTTCTGATGAGCCCAAAGATGGAGCAACACTTAGGCAGCGCCCTATACTAATTGCAGCATCCATTGGAAGTTATGGAGCATATCTGGCTGATGGTTCTGAGTATAGGTTGGTTCCTTATTTTGGAAGTAATAAAAGATGATATTAGCATGCTCAATAATGGTTCAGAATACTACTTATTGTGGGAatgattacatgttctcttttttgTTAGTGTTTCGGGATAGTTTACATCTGACTGAGTGCTTGCAGTGGCGACTACGGAAAGGAGGGTAATTTGGAATATCTGAAAAACTTTCATAGGAGGAGGCTT includes these proteins:
- the LOC124676831 gene encoding homocysteine S-methyltransferase 2-like, translating into MMAEFLRASGGAVVMDGGLATELEAHGADLKDTLWSAKCLFTCPHLIKKVHLEYLEAGASVLMTGSYQATIQGYLSRGFSQDESESFLKLSVELACEARDTYLGKCSNGSDEPKDGATLRQRPILIAASIGSYGAYLADGSEYSGDYGKEGNLEYLKNFHRRRLQVLAEAGPDILVFETIPNKIETQAYVELLEECNLHIPAWFAFPSKDGINVVSGDSLTECVSIANSCKEVGAVGINCTPPRFIHALVLSIRKVTNKPILIYPNSGESYDPVRKEWVACSGVSNEDFVSYVRKWHEAGASLIGGCCRTSPDTIRGISKALHGL